The Pyrococcus horikoshii OT3 genome includes a window with the following:
- a CDS encoding HD domain-containing protein — translation MYIECEGILKRYFKDVPEIIKRACKFAREKLGEGSHGFSHTLRVLAIALHIGSKENADLEILALAALLHDIARPLEDKGVIRDHAIEGAKIAKEFLSNYEKVEEVAHAIASHRFSNDVEPRTLEAKILSDADKIDALGAIGIARVFIYSCEKERSIEDSIKHFEEKILKLKDLMYTKTGKEIAEKRHKVVKWYVETLKSELREFLY, via the coding sequence ATGTATATTGAGTGCGAGGGTATTCTAAAGAGGTACTTTAAAGACGTGCCTGAGATTATTAAGAGGGCATGCAAGTTTGCAAGGGAAAAGCTCGGAGAAGGGAGCCACGGGTTCTCCCATACCTTGAGGGTTCTAGCTATAGCCCTTCACATAGGAAGTAAAGAGAACGCTGATCTAGAGATCCTAGCACTAGCGGCCTTATTACATGATATAGCAAGACCTCTAGAGGACAAAGGGGTTATAAGAGATCACGCAATCGAAGGAGCAAAAATAGCCAAGGAATTCCTCTCTAATTACGAAAAGGTAGAAGAGGTTGCACATGCTATAGCCTCCCACAGGTTTTCAAATGATGTAGAGCCGAGAACCCTAGAAGCTAAAATTCTAAGCGATGCAGATAAAATCGACGCCTTAGGAGCTATTGGAATAGCAAGGGTATTCATATACTCTTGCGAAAAGGAGAGAAGCATTGAAGACTCAATAAAACACTTTGAGGAGAAGATACTAAAGCTAAAGGACCTGATGTATACGAAAACTGGAAAGGAAATTGCCGAAAAAAGGCATAAAGTAGTTAAATGGTATGTAGAAACCCTAAAGAGCGAACTCAGGGAGTTTTTATATTAA